The sequence below is a genomic window from Thermococcus sp..
CGTCGTAGTAAAGGAGGATTGCATCACCCTCGTCGAAGGTTCTCTCCCTCACATCGAGCACTATCGGGATCGTCCAGGGCGTGTCGTCGCTCAGGCGCATCGTGTATAGAACGCTCTCGAAGTCGTCGCTCGTGAGGAAGCCCTTGAGCGGCGAGTAAACGCCGTGCGCGATGTTCTCTAGGTCTATCGCTCGGCCGTGCTCGATCTGGACACGCGGGTATTCCTCCTGCTCGCTCAGAATCCTCTCACGGGTTCTTTCAGCCACGAACCTCCTGACGAGCCTGCCTCCGTGGGGCTTTGAGACCATGGTATCACCTCAGAACGGGAGGGCCTCAGTCGAGGTAGCCGAGGGCGCGAAGCCTCTCCTTGACCTTTTCTTCCTCCTCTTCGGTGAAGACTTCCTCCTTCTCCTCCTCTTCGAGGCTCGCCAGAACCTCGCGGAGGACGTAGGTAACGTAGTCCGAAACCGAAGTGAACCCTGTACCCTCTATTCTGGCCTTGATCTTGTCGTAAAGGGGCTTTGGTATAGAAACGGTCGTGTACTTCTTCTCCTCAGCCATGGCAAACACCTCCAGCCTTAATTATATTTAATTACATTTAATTAAACGGAGAGTGGAGAATATAAAGCTTTCGAAAAGAGATGAAATCTGAAACATTAATCTAGTTTCCAGCGCCAGATAGTACATCCTCGATCCTGAAAACTCCTCTGTCGAGCACGGTCTTCTTCCGGACGTAGGTATAGCGGACAACGACGCTCCCGTTCAGGTTCTCTGGCAGGATAAACTCGTTCTTCCCGTGGACACCGTACCATTTCTTGAAGACGAGAGTGCCGTTGTCGAGGAACCCATAGATGCCCAATCCAGTCCCAGTGGCGTTCGTGAACTTCAACACCACGGAGCCATTCTCAGCGGTAACCACCACGTTGGGGTGATTAAACCGGAATATCTTGAGAATACCCCCGTCAGAATAGACGAGGCTGTAGTTTGTAAGGTTATCTGTGAACATGAGTCTCGCCAGTGGCGTTTTGAACGTTTTCGTGTTCATCAGTACGGCATAGCCATAATTTAGGTTGACATAAACGTACGCGTTTTGATTCACCATTCTTCCCGTGGAGAACCGCCTTAGGGAGTTTCCAGCCTCCAGATAGAGCTCCTTCGGTTCAAAGGACGACGCCCCCACTCTCACAATCGCCTCAGGCGCCCCCCGGCCGGGTTGGAGAAGGATTGAGTAACCCCCATTCGAGAACATCAAGACGTTCCCGTACCTTCCGGAGAGAGGCATCAGGACGAAACCATAATCCGCTGGGGAAACCCCGGCCGTCTCAAGCACGGCCCCGAACTTTAGGAGGGTGTCGTACGAGACGGTAACGTAGTCAACCCCCCTGGCCATCAGCTCACTTGGTTTTCTGAGACCGAGGTAGTACTGTGCAACCCATCTGTTCGGGCTTCCCTGCGCCACCGGCGCCCGGTTGGCATAGTACGTCACCCAGTGCCCGTGGTCCCACC
It includes:
- a CDS encoding ribbon-helix-helix domain-containing protein, yielding MAEEKKYTTVSIPKPLYDKIKARIEGTGFTSVSDYVTYVLREVLASLEEEEKEEVFTEEEEEKVKERLRALGYLD